From a single Micromonospora carbonacea genomic region:
- the metH gene encoding methionine synthase — protein MWTKGASETSGVVGVGSSVDGSGAVAALRRLLAERIAVLDGAWGTMLQGAKLSPADYRGDLIGADHPRDVTGDPDLLNLTRPDLILDVHRQYLAAGADITTTNTFTATSIGQADYGLEALAREMNVRGAQLARQAADEAGGRFVAGSVGPLNVTLSLSPRVEDPAYRAVTFDDVKAAYAEQMAALAEGGVDLLLVETIFDTLNAKAAIAAAREAAPHLPLWISVTVVDLSGRTLSGQTVEAFWRSIAHAEPLVVGVNCALGAAEMRPHVAELSRLAGAYVAAHPNAGLPNAFGGYDQTPEEIGALLGGFAGDGLVNIVGGCCGTTPPHIAGIAAAVRGVPPRRVAEEPPATRFSGLEPFTIGPDTGFVMIGERTNVTGSARFRRLIEADDHQGAVDVAVEQVRGGANLLDVNMDADLLDSERAMTTFLNLIATEPEVARIPIMIDSSRWSVLEAGLKCVQGKGVVNSISLKEGPEPFLAQARAIRGYGAGVVVMAFDEQGQADTTARKVEICGRAYDLLVGEAGFAPEDIIFDPNVLAVATGIAEHNGYAKAFIDALPLIKARCPGARTSGGISNLSFAFRGNDVVREAMHSAFLLHAVRAGLDMGIVNAGQLSVYENIPADLLELVEDVIFDRRPDATDRLVTFASTVTGSGTKREVDLSWRAAPVAERLTYALVHGIVDHVEADTEEARLLLDRPLDVIEGPLMDGMKVVGDLFGAGKMFLPQVVKSARVMKRSVAYLEPYMTKERAAGQGQGKVVLATVKGDVHDIGKNIVGVVLGCNNYEVVDLGVMVPAARILDTAVAEGADAIGLSGLITPSLDEMVAVAGEMQRRGLRMPLLIGGATTSRQHTAVRIAPAYEGPTVHVLDASRVVGVVSDLLDADRAQTLDTANRAEQERLREQHANRHAQPLLTLAQARANRERVDFADLPVPAFTGVRVVEPSLTELREMIDWQFLFLAWELKGKFPAILDQPVARELYDDANTLLDAIIADGSLHARGAYGFWTAHAEGDDIVLDDAGVRLPMLRQQTAKPTGRANRCLADYVAPAGDHLGGFAVAVHGAEELAARYEAEHDDYRAIMVKALADRLAEAFAEHLHLRARRDWFEPDAAPALADLHAERFRGIRPALGYPASPDHSEKRDLFDLLGAQTLGIGLTESYAMTPAAAVSGLIFAHPDSRYFTVGRIGRDQAEDYAARRRVALAEVERWLRPNLAYEP, from the coding sequence ATGTGGACCAAGGGCGCCTCCGAGACTTCGGGGGTGGTCGGTGTGGGTTCGTCCGTCGACGGTTCAGGTGCGGTTGCGGCGCTGCGGCGGTTGCTGGCCGAGCGCATCGCGGTGCTCGACGGCGCCTGGGGCACGATGTTGCAGGGCGCGAAGCTCTCCCCCGCCGACTACCGGGGCGACCTGATCGGCGCGGACCATCCCCGCGACGTCACCGGCGACCCCGACCTGCTCAACCTGACCCGCCCGGACCTGATCCTCGACGTGCACCGGCAATACCTGGCGGCCGGGGCCGACATCACCACCACCAACACGTTCACCGCCACGAGCATCGGGCAGGCCGACTACGGCCTGGAGGCGCTGGCGCGCGAGATGAACGTGCGCGGCGCGCAGCTCGCCCGGCAGGCCGCGGACGAGGCGGGCGGGCGGTTCGTCGCCGGCTCCGTCGGCCCGCTCAACGTCACCCTGTCGCTGTCGCCGCGGGTGGAGGACCCGGCGTACCGGGCGGTCACGTTCGACGACGTCAAGGCCGCGTACGCGGAGCAGATGGCGGCGCTCGCCGAGGGCGGGGTCGACCTGCTGCTGGTGGAGACGATCTTCGACACGCTCAACGCGAAGGCCGCGATCGCCGCGGCCCGCGAGGCGGCCCCCCACCTGCCGCTGTGGATCTCCGTCACGGTGGTGGACCTGAGCGGCCGCACGCTGTCGGGGCAGACGGTCGAGGCGTTCTGGCGCTCCATCGCGCACGCCGAACCGCTGGTCGTCGGCGTCAACTGCGCGCTCGGCGCGGCCGAGATGCGCCCACACGTGGCGGAGCTGTCCCGGCTGGCCGGCGCCTACGTCGCCGCGCACCCCAACGCCGGGCTGCCCAACGCCTTCGGCGGCTACGACCAGACGCCGGAGGAGATCGGCGCGCTGCTCGGCGGGTTCGCCGGCGACGGCCTGGTCAACATCGTCGGCGGCTGCTGCGGCACGACCCCGCCGCACATCGCCGGGATCGCGGCGGCGGTGCGGGGCGTGCCGCCGCGCCGGGTCGCCGAGGAGCCCCCGGCGACCCGGTTCAGCGGCCTGGAGCCGTTCACGATCGGGCCCGACACCGGCTTCGTGATGATCGGCGAGCGCACCAACGTGACCGGCTCGGCGCGGTTCCGCCGGCTCATCGAGGCCGACGACCACCAGGGCGCGGTCGACGTGGCCGTCGAGCAGGTGCGCGGCGGCGCGAACCTGCTCGACGTCAACATGGACGCCGACCTGCTCGACAGCGAGCGGGCGATGACCACGTTCCTCAACCTGATCGCCACCGAGCCCGAGGTGGCCCGGATCCCCATCATGATCGACAGTTCCCGGTGGAGCGTGCTCGAAGCCGGCCTGAAGTGCGTGCAGGGCAAGGGCGTGGTCAACTCGATCAGCCTGAAGGAGGGCCCGGAGCCGTTCCTCGCCCAGGCCCGGGCCATCCGCGGCTACGGCGCGGGCGTGGTGGTGATGGCCTTCGACGAGCAGGGCCAGGCCGACACCACCGCGCGCAAGGTGGAGATCTGCGGGCGGGCGTACGACCTGCTGGTCGGCGAGGCCGGCTTCGCCCCCGAGGACATCATCTTCGACCCGAACGTGCTGGCCGTGGCCACCGGCATCGCCGAGCACAACGGCTACGCGAAGGCGTTCATCGACGCCCTGCCGCTGATCAAGGCCCGCTGCCCCGGCGCGCGCACCAGCGGCGGCATCTCCAACCTGTCGTTCGCCTTCCGGGGCAACGACGTGGTGCGCGAGGCGATGCACTCGGCGTTCCTGCTCCACGCCGTGCGGGCCGGGCTGGACATGGGCATCGTCAACGCCGGTCAGCTCAGCGTCTACGAGAACATCCCGGCGGACCTGCTCGAACTGGTCGAGGACGTCATCTTCGACCGCCGGCCCGACGCCACGGACCGGCTGGTCACCTTCGCGTCCACCGTCACCGGTTCGGGGACGAAGCGGGAGGTCGACCTGTCCTGGCGGGCCGCGCCGGTCGCCGAGCGGCTCACCTACGCGCTGGTGCACGGCATCGTCGACCACGTCGAGGCCGACACCGAGGAGGCCCGGCTGCTGCTGGACCGGCCCCTCGACGTCATCGAGGGCCCGCTGATGGACGGCATGAAGGTCGTCGGCGACCTGTTCGGCGCGGGCAAGATGTTCCTGCCGCAGGTGGTCAAGAGCGCCCGGGTGATGAAGCGGTCGGTGGCCTACCTGGAGCCCTACATGACCAAGGAGCGGGCCGCCGGGCAGGGGCAGGGCAAGGTCGTCCTCGCCACCGTCAAGGGCGACGTGCACGACATCGGCAAGAACATCGTCGGCGTCGTGCTCGGCTGCAACAACTACGAGGTCGTCGACCTGGGCGTGATGGTGCCGGCGGCGCGGATCCTGGACACCGCCGTGGCCGAGGGCGCCGACGCGATCGGCCTGTCGGGGCTGATCACCCCGTCGCTGGACGAGATGGTCGCCGTCGCGGGCGAGATGCAGCGCCGGGGGCTGCGGATGCCGCTGCTCATCGGCGGGGCCACCACGTCCCGGCAGCACACGGCGGTGCGGATCGCCCCCGCCTACGAGGGGCCGACCGTCCACGTGCTCGACGCGTCCCGGGTCGTCGGCGTGGTCTCCGACCTGCTCGACGCCGACCGCGCGCAGACCCTCGACACGGCCAACCGGGCCGAGCAGGAGCGGCTGCGCGAGCAGCACGCCAACCGGCACGCCCAGCCGCTGCTCACCCTCGCCCAGGCCCGCGCCAACCGCGAGCGGGTCGACTTCGCCGACCTGCCGGTGCCGGCGTTCACCGGCGTGCGCGTCGTCGAGCCGTCCCTCACCGAGCTGCGCGAGATGATCGACTGGCAGTTCCTGTTCCTGGCGTGGGAGCTGAAGGGGAAGTTCCCGGCGATCCTCGACCAGCCCGTCGCCCGCGAGCTGTACGACGACGCCAACACCCTGCTCGACGCGATCATCGCCGACGGGTCGTTGCACGCCCGGGGCGCGTACGGCTTCTGGACGGCGCACGCCGAGGGCGACGACATCGTCCTCGACGACGCCGGGGTGCGCCTGCCGATGCTGCGCCAGCAGACCGCGAAGCCCACCGGCCGGGCCAACCGGTGCCTCGCCGACTACGTCGCGCCGGCCGGCGACCACCTGGGTGGCTTCGCGGTGGCGGTGCACGGCGCGGAGGAGTTGGCCGCCCGCTACGAGGCCGAGCACGACGACTACCGCGCCATCATGGTCAAGGCGCTGGCCGACCGGCTCGCCGAGGCGTTCGCCGAGCACCTGCACCTGCGGGCCCGCCGCGACTGGTTCGAGCCCGACGCCGCCCCGGCGCTGGCGGACCTGCACGCCGAGCGGTTCCGGGGCATCCGGCCCGCGCTGGGCTATCCGGCCAGCCCCGACCACAGCGAGAAGCGGGACCTGTTCGACCTGCTCGGCGCGCAGACGCTGGGCATCGGCCTGACGGAGTCGTACGCGATGACGCCCGCGGCCGCCGTCAGCGGCCTCATCTTCGCCCACCCCGACTCGCGGTACTTCACGGTCGGGCGGATCGGCCGCGACCAGGCCGAGGACTACGCGGCCCGGCGTCGCGTGGCCCTCGCCGAGGTCGAGCGCTGGCTGCGCCCGAACCTCGCCTACGAGCCGTGA
- a CDS encoding LLM class F420-dependent oxidoreductase — protein MKLGLHYWTFSTPADAAAIAPTLAETATLAEQAGFASFTVMDHYFQMEAQAPAEEPMLEAYTTLGYVAALTRRMTLGVLVTGVMYRHPGLLAKIVTTLDVLSGGRARLGIGASWYEREQRGLGVPVVPVAERFERLEETLRICRQMFSDDDGPFEGRHYRLAETLNSPQPLRRPHPPIMIGGGGERKTLLLVARYADACNLFGSSPDDVARKLDVLRGHCAAEGRDYDAIEKTAIVLRPPLADVDAFVADVAAYAALGVTEVQTMPDRHPVEFTRRIADEVLPRLADIG, from the coding sequence ATGAAACTCGGACTGCACTACTGGACGTTCTCGACCCCGGCCGACGCGGCGGCGATCGCGCCGACCCTGGCCGAGACCGCCACCCTCGCCGAGCAGGCGGGGTTCGCGTCGTTCACCGTGATGGACCACTACTTCCAGATGGAGGCCCAGGCCCCGGCCGAGGAGCCGATGCTGGAGGCGTACACGACCCTCGGCTACGTCGCGGCGCTGACCCGGCGGATGACGCTGGGTGTGCTGGTCACCGGCGTCATGTACCGCCACCCGGGCCTGCTCGCCAAGATCGTCACGACGCTGGACGTGCTCTCCGGCGGCCGGGCCCGCCTCGGCATCGGCGCGTCCTGGTACGAGCGGGAACAGCGCGGGCTCGGCGTGCCGGTCGTGCCGGTGGCCGAGCGGTTCGAGCGGCTGGAGGAGACGCTGCGCATCTGCCGGCAGATGTTCAGCGACGACGACGGGCCCTTCGAGGGCCGCCACTACCGGCTGGCCGAGACGCTCAACTCGCCGCAGCCGCTGCGCCGCCCGCACCCGCCGATCATGATCGGCGGCGGCGGCGAGCGCAAGACGCTGCTGCTGGTCGCCCGGTACGCCGACGCGTGCAACCTGTTCGGCTCCAGCCCCGACGACGTGGCCCGCAAGCTGGACGTGCTGCGCGGCCACTGCGCCGCCGAGGGCCGCGACTACGACGCCATCGAGAAGACGGCGATCGTGCTGCGGCCGCCGCTGGCCGACGTCGACGCGTTCGTCGCCGACGTGGCCGCGTACGCCGCGCTCGGGGTGACCGAGGTGCAGACGATGCCGGACCGGCACCCGGTGGAGTTCACCCGGCGGATCGCCGACGAGGTGCTGCCGAGGCTGGCCGACATCGGCTGA
- a CDS encoding xylulokinase, with translation MAATAPQVLAIDLGTSGMKAALVAADGTVTGWAERAVPLRVLPGGGAEQDPRAWWDALGQVAADLGRAHPEHLRAVTVVCASTQGEGTIAVDAAGEPLTACISWLDMRGAANLRRQFGGFPAYHGLSARRIARWLRLTGGMPSPTGKDPAAHMLLVRDEMPQVYARTASFLNVLDWINLKLTGRTVATVDSILTSWVTDNRRPGDVRYSPALVADCGIDRDKLPPIVACTDVIGTLSPAAAAHLGLPGSVRVVAGAIDNTAAAIGAGTTGDNQPHLYLGTSSWVAAHVPAKKTDVVAGIAAVPCAIPDRYLMTALQATAGANLTWLRDKVVEYDDPLLGAGHVSRDEGTIFDAFDRIIPTVPPGANGVIYTPWLYGERAPVDDPHLRAAFLNISLDTNRSDLLRAVFEGVALNTRWLFRAVDRFLGAPVTSLAITGGGALSDSWCQIFADVLGVEIRRDANPLAVNARGAGWIGAVGTGMVGFGDLPGLMRSDRVFAPTPAHRATYDEIFDVYRLLHRRLAPVYRRLRR, from the coding sequence GTGGCAGCCACGGCACCGCAGGTGCTCGCGATCGACCTGGGCACCTCGGGGATGAAGGCCGCCCTCGTCGCCGCCGACGGCACCGTCACCGGCTGGGCCGAGCGGGCCGTGCCGCTGCGGGTGCTGCCCGGCGGCGGGGCCGAGCAGGATCCCCGCGCCTGGTGGGACGCGCTCGGGCAGGTCGCCGCCGACCTGGGCCGGGCCCACCCCGAGCACCTGCGCGCGGTCACCGTGGTGTGCGCCTCCACGCAGGGCGAGGGGACCATCGCCGTCGACGCGGCCGGTGAGCCGTTGACGGCGTGCATCAGCTGGCTGGACATGCGGGGCGCGGCGAACCTGCGCCGCCAGTTCGGCGGCTTTCCCGCGTACCACGGATTGTCGGCGCGTCGGATCGCCCGCTGGCTGCGGCTCACCGGCGGCATGCCGTCGCCGACCGGCAAGGACCCGGCGGCGCACATGCTGCTGGTCCGCGACGAGATGCCGCAGGTGTACGCGCGCACCGCGTCGTTCCTCAACGTGCTCGACTGGATCAACCTGAAGCTGACCGGGCGGACGGTGGCCACCGTCGACTCGATCCTCACCTCGTGGGTGACCGACAACCGGCGGCCGGGCGACGTCCGCTACTCCCCCGCCCTGGTCGCCGACTGCGGCATCGACCGGGACAAGCTGCCGCCGATCGTCGCCTGCACCGACGTGATCGGCACGCTGTCGCCGGCCGCCGCCGCGCACCTGGGCCTGCCGGGGTCGGTGCGGGTGGTGGCCGGGGCCATCGACAACACGGCCGCCGCGATCGGGGCGGGCACGACCGGCGACAACCAGCCGCACCTCTATCTCGGCACCTCGTCGTGGGTCGCCGCGCACGTGCCGGCGAAGAAGACCGACGTGGTCGCCGGGATCGCCGCGGTGCCGTGCGCCATCCCCGACCGCTACCTGATGACCGCGTTGCAGGCCACCGCCGGGGCCAACCTGACGTGGCTGCGCGACAAGGTCGTCGAGTACGACGACCCGCTGCTGGGCGCCGGGCACGTCAGCCGCGACGAGGGCACGATCTTCGACGCGTTCGACCGGATCATCCCGACGGTGCCGCCGGGGGCGAACGGCGTCATCTACACCCCGTGGCTCTACGGCGAACGCGCCCCGGTCGACGACCCGCACCTGCGCGCGGCGTTCCTCAACATCTCGCTGGACACCAACCGCTCCGACCTGCTGCGGGCGGTCTTCGAGGGCGTCGCCCTGAACACCCGGTGGCTGTTCCGGGCCGTCGACCGGTTCCTCGGCGCGCCGGTCACCTCGCTGGCGATCACCGGCGGCGGGGCGCTGTCGGACTCGTGGTGCCAGATCTTCGCCGACGTGCTCGGCGTCGAGATCCGGCGCGACGCGAACCCCCTGGCGGTCAACGCCCGGGGCGCGGGCTGGATCGGCGCGGTCGGCACCGGGATGGTCGGCTTCGGCGACCTGCCCGGGCTGATGCGCAGCGACCGGGTGTTCGCGCCGACGCCCGCGCACCGGGCCACGTACGACGAGATCTTCGACGTCTACCGCCTGCTGCACCGGCGGCTGGCCCCGGTCTACCGGCGGCTGCGCCGGTAG